Proteins encoded in a region of the Teredinibacter purpureus genome:
- a CDS encoding chemotaxis protein CheW — MQANVNVIEETLPIGVNDDSRIIDTGASETERKWSRIRAYGFSLGHFNFLLPQGLFCELIAHVKLAPLPNSPQHFSGLVAVRGNLIPVYTLHGLLDMPTPTKTFVFVMGNGAKSAALLVAEKPEMVDFNALQEVPVNQTEVPDLLHSSVTSCYKLDGKEESKPWLSIDHIRLFKFLSGLV, encoded by the coding sequence ATGCAAGCCAACGTAAATGTTATCGAAGAAACACTGCCGATAGGCGTCAATGACGATAGCCGTATTATCGACACCGGTGCATCAGAAACAGAACGAAAATGGTCACGTATTAGGGCCTATGGGTTCAGTTTGGGTCACTTTAATTTTCTATTGCCCCAAGGCCTTTTTTGCGAACTAATCGCCCATGTAAAGTTGGCGCCATTACCCAATTCTCCTCAGCATTTTTCGGGCCTGGTGGCCGTTCGCGGCAACTTAATCCCGGTATACACGCTACACGGCTTATTGGATATGCCTACACCGACTAAGACATTTGTCTTTGTGATGGGAAACGGTGCAAAGAGTGCTGCACTATTAGTCGCTGAAAAACCTGAAATGGTTGATTTTAACGCGTTACAAGAAGTTCCCGTTAACCAGACAGAAGTTCCGGATTTATTGCATTCTTCTGTTACGTCTTGTTACAAACTTGATGGAAAAGAAGAGAGCAAACCGTGGTTGTCGATAGACCACATTCGATTATTTAAATTTTTGTCCGGATTGGTGTGA
- a CDS encoding response regulator, translating into MSVSTVLVVDDSPVDLAHLKIIVEGAGYQVVTATNGKDAQDKAKACHPDVILMDVVMDGVDGFEACRNITKDAATAKIPVFFVTSKSQKADKVWGELQGGKGMISKPFTPEQIIDTIAAV; encoded by the coding sequence ATGTCTGTCAGCACTGTACTTGTAGTCGATGATTCACCTGTAGATCTCGCTCATCTCAAGATAATAGTTGAGGGGGCTGGGTATCAGGTTGTAACCGCCACAAACGGCAAGGATGCACAAGACAAAGCTAAAGCGTGCCACCCCGATGTTATTTTAATGGATGTTGTAATGGATGGAGTGGATGGCTTTGAAGCGTGTCGCAACATCACAAAAGATGCAGCCACAGCAAAAATACCTGTATTTTTTGTCACCAGTAAAAGTCAGAAAGCCGATAAGGTGTGGGGCGAATTGCAAGGCGGTAAAGGCATGATTTCCAAGCCGTTTACGCCGGAACAAATTATCGACACCATTGCGGCGGTTTAA
- a CDS encoding response regulator produces MQLAEKKNTRTLRRFKVAVVGASKAELEIVGRIFTVTNYRTRSYVPVSLPISPAKLPSDIDFVLICSPNPNVINAWHQFKKNYTHESLSVPFIYLARAGNVSLGRYQLTSPVNPSKFIKMLDQYTIRELHYFPEFEIGSESSEIEDGTISGIKILKSSCESSSESRGLGSRALVVDDSMAVRRQMEIEFSMLNRDLDVAASAEEALEVLQERKYDVIFLDVVMPGIDGYSACKKIKRNALNKNTPVIMLTSRSSSFDKIKGALAGCDAYLVKPINHNEFESVYNKYVS; encoded by the coding sequence ATGCAATTAGCAGAAAAGAAAAATACGCGAACATTGCGGCGCTTTAAAGTTGCTGTGGTGGGTGCGTCCAAAGCAGAGTTAGAAATTGTTGGCCGAATTTTTACGGTCACTAACTATAGAACGCGCAGTTATGTGCCCGTCTCTTTACCTATCTCTCCGGCAAAACTGCCGAGTGATATTGATTTTGTGTTGATATGCTCACCCAATCCAAATGTGATTAATGCGTGGCATCAGTTCAAGAAGAACTACACACACGAATCCTTGTCGGTGCCATTTATCTATTTGGCTAGGGCCGGCAATGTCTCTCTCGGCCGTTATCAACTTACTTCGCCTGTAAACCCCAGTAAGTTTATAAAAATGCTCGATCAATACACAATAAGGGAATTGCATTATTTTCCCGAGTTTGAAATTGGTAGTGAATCGTCAGAAATAGAGGACGGCACTATATCGGGTATTAAAATTCTTAAATCCTCATGTGAAAGCAGTAGCGAGAGTCGTGGCCTTGGAAGCCGAGCACTTGTTGTTGACGATAGCATGGCTGTGCGCAGGCAGATGGAAATAGAGTTTTCGATGTTAAATCGCGATTTAGATGTGGCCGCGAGCGCTGAAGAAGCGTTAGAGGTTTTGCAAGAACGAAAATACGATGTAATTTTTTTAGATGTCGTTATGCCGGGTATTGATGGCTATAGCGCATGTAAAAAAATAAAACGTAACGCGTTGAATAAAAATACCCCCGTCATAATGCTGACAAGCCGCTCTTCCTCTTTCGATAAGATAAAGGGCGCACTTGCAGGGTGTGATGCCTACCTCGTAAAACCCATTAATCACAATGAGTTTGAAAGCGTCTATAACAAATATGTTAGCTAA
- a CDS encoding methyl-accepting chemotaxis protein encodes MNFIGNMRISHKISALMIGLVIGFIAIGVTYYIQVGIDKDQRQQELQALNFQNQLTEMSLQQLQLQSATSQFMSSQAEHWVAEYDRLYENITAAVKLSREGLSDQEGIDRLAQTEELLRYHHNLFNEAVTLSENLRGDKSLSRELNTSANALEKMLGKLPQGEAFEEFVLVNDSVDEYLSNNDGNSFSALLASVVAFGERWAKDAGSELFDAQMSNYMELFRRNDELIQGLNNINSDMNTAAEEVSSLLAEISASAKILAEQTLTTSSERSQVIQAIVTAIIFLVAISTAVGIYFIYRSIIFPMAHMQSVIGRINRGKTNARVKLMANDELGDLGRAFNKLFDERIQQLEDQSLENDQLNNSIISLIRALGAIANKDLTIKVPVSADITGSVSDAVNLLTTETAKTLQQVKDISNEVNDVSEKLGEQSRTVTQVAESERRQVIATSKSLDVLAKAMMEVAKNSVEANESATRAITNTRAARESVVETVSGIRTIRETISETEKRMKRLGDRSQEISGIVNLINTIAERTHILALNASMHAASAGEAGKGFAVVADEVQRLAESARQSTDEISSMVNNIRVETSDTVTIMNTLISQVADGSRMAERAGEQMSETETATQALVETVSHIAAQASKQAEVASRVRDRSTIIRNFTEKTAKQLDAQRSYTEALAHYAATLVDRVNVFALPDPGTGAVQATPKEPTLKSVG; translated from the coding sequence ATGAATTTTATTGGAAATATGCGCATTTCGCACAAAATTAGTGCCTTAATGATTGGTCTGGTTATAGGGTTTATTGCGATTGGTGTCACCTACTACATACAGGTTGGCATCGATAAAGATCAGCGGCAGCAGGAATTGCAGGCACTCAACTTCCAAAATCAGCTAACCGAAATGAGTTTACAGCAATTACAGTTACAATCGGCTACTAGTCAGTTTATGTCGTCGCAAGCAGAGCATTGGGTAGCAGAATACGACAGGCTATATGAAAATATTACTGCGGCAGTCAAACTATCGCGCGAAGGGTTGAGTGATCAAGAAGGCATTGACCGCCTTGCTCAAACTGAAGAGTTATTGCGTTATCACCATAATCTTTTTAACGAAGCTGTCACCTTATCCGAGAATTTACGGGGTGATAAAAGTCTATCACGAGAACTTAACACGAGTGCTAATGCGTTAGAGAAAATGTTAGGAAAATTACCGCAAGGCGAGGCTTTTGAAGAATTTGTTTTGGTTAATGATAGTGTGGATGAGTACCTGTCTAACAACGATGGCAATAGCTTTAGCGCGTTATTGGCAAGTGTTGTTGCGTTTGGCGAGCGCTGGGCGAAAGACGCGGGTTCCGAGTTGTTTGATGCGCAAATGAGCAATTACATGGAATTATTTCGTCGCAATGACGAGCTAATACAGGGCCTTAACAATATTAATAGTGACATGAATACGGCGGCGGAAGAAGTGTCGTCACTACTCGCGGAAATTTCGGCTTCGGCTAAAATACTCGCTGAGCAAACTCTAACTACCTCATCCGAACGTAGCCAAGTTATTCAAGCTATTGTAACCGCTATTATTTTTCTTGTTGCTATTTCAACCGCGGTAGGAATTTATTTCATCTACCGTAGTATTATTTTCCCTATGGCGCATATGCAGAGTGTTATCGGGAGAATTAATCGCGGTAAGACGAACGCGCGTGTAAAGCTTATGGCCAACGATGAATTGGGTGATCTGGGTAGAGCATTTAATAAACTCTTTGATGAGCGTATTCAGCAGTTAGAAGACCAGTCTTTAGAAAACGACCAACTCAATAATTCTATTATTTCGCTTATTCGTGCACTAGGCGCTATTGCAAACAAAGATCTTACGATTAAGGTGCCGGTCTCGGCCGACATTACTGGCTCAGTGTCTGACGCGGTGAATCTACTGACCACGGAAACGGCAAAAACATTACAACAAGTAAAAGATATTTCTAACGAAGTGAATGATGTTTCTGAAAAGCTGGGAGAACAATCGCGTACAGTTACGCAGGTAGCTGAGAGTGAGAGGCGACAAGTTATTGCTACCAGTAAATCATTGGACGTACTCGCAAAAGCTATGATGGAAGTGGCAAAAAATTCGGTAGAAGCGAACGAATCTGCAACACGCGCCATTACCAATACACGGGCTGCACGCGAATCGGTGGTTGAAACGGTAAGTGGTATTCGTACGATTCGAGAAACAATTTCTGAAACGGAAAAACGAATGAAGCGATTGGGCGATCGCTCGCAAGAGATATCGGGGATTGTGAACCTGATTAATACCATCGCAGAGCGAACGCATATTTTGGCGCTTAACGCGAGTATGCATGCTGCGTCGGCGGGTGAAGCCGGTAAAGGTTTTGCGGTAGTTGCCGATGAAGTGCAACGATTGGCCGAGAGTGCACGGCAGTCAACGGATGAAATTTCGTCCATGGTGAACAATATTCGTGTTGAAACGTCGGATACGGTCACCATTATGAATACGCTTATTTCTCAGGTGGCCGATGGTAGCCGAATGGCTGAACGCGCAGGCGAACAGATGAGTGAAACGGAAACGGCCACACAAGCACTTGTGGAAACGGTAAGCCATATTGCTGCTCAGGCGAGTAAGCAGGCGGAGGTTGCCAGCCGTGTACGCGACCGTTCGACAATAATTCGAAACTTTACTGAGAAAACGGCGAAGCAATTGGATGCGCAGCGTTCGTATACAGAAGCGCTTGCGCATTACGCGGCGACACTGGTGGACCGGGTGAATGTATTTGCTTTGCCCGATCCCGGTACTGGCGCTGTGCAGGCAACACCGAAAGAGCCCACATTAAAATCGGTTGGTTAA